In Streptomyces longhuiensis, the following proteins share a genomic window:
- a CDS encoding SDR family oxidoreductase — MSRVSLEGQVAVVTGAARGVGELLARKLAARGAKVALVGLEPDELKAVSERLDTDSDFWHADVTDHVAMAQVAAEVKQRFGKVDIVVANAGVANGGPFLDSDPVAWRRVIEVNLIGSAVTARAFLPVLMESRGYLLQIASLAAITPAPMMTAYCASKSGVEAYAHSLRAEVGYKGVRVGVGYLSWTDTDMVRGADQDDVMRELRQRLPWPSNKTYPLGPAVDRIVAGIERRSSHVYAQWWLRGMQGIRGYLPGVIGAVGQREMRRFEPRLGSVSTGLVGAGGAADESVRGG, encoded by the coding sequence ATGAGCAGGGTCAGTCTCGAAGGACAGGTAGCGGTCGTCACGGGTGCCGCGCGCGGCGTGGGCGAGCTGCTCGCGCGCAAGCTGGCGGCGCGCGGCGCCAAGGTCGCGCTGGTGGGTCTGGAGCCGGACGAGCTGAAGGCGGTGTCGGAACGCCTCGACACCGACAGTGACTTCTGGCACGCCGACGTCACCGATCATGTGGCGATGGCGCAGGTCGCCGCGGAGGTCAAGCAGCGCTTCGGCAAGGTCGACATCGTCGTCGCGAACGCGGGTGTCGCCAACGGCGGCCCGTTCCTCGACTCCGACCCGGTCGCCTGGCGCCGCGTCATCGAGGTCAACCTGATCGGATCCGCGGTCACGGCGCGGGCGTTCCTGCCGGTCCTCATGGAGAGCCGCGGGTATCTGCTCCAGATCGCGTCGCTCGCCGCGATCACGCCGGCGCCCATGATGACCGCGTACTGCGCGTCGAAGTCGGGCGTGGAGGCGTACGCGCACAGCCTGCGCGCCGAGGTCGGCTACAAGGGCGTACGGGTCGGCGTCGGGTACCTGTCGTGGACCGACACCGACATGGTGCGCGGCGCCGACCAGGACGACGTGATGCGCGAGCTGCGGCAGCGGCTGCCGTGGCCGTCGAACAAGACGTATCCGCTGGGCCCGGCCGTGGACCGGATCGTCGCGGGCATCGAGCGGCGCTCCAGCCATGTGTACGCGCAGTGGTGGCTGCGGGGCATGCAGGGCATCCGCGGATATCTGCCCGGGGTCATCGGGGCGGTCGGGCAGCGCGAGATGAGGCGGTTCGAGCCGCGCCTGGGCAGTGTCTCGACGGGGCTGGTCGGGGCGGGCGGCGCCGCCGACGAGTCGGTAAGGGGCGGTTGA
- a CDS encoding MerR family transcriptional regulator gives MEELAREAGITVRTLRFYRERKLIPPPRREGRIAWYDESHLARLRTIAALLERGHTLNGIAELSEAFDRGRDVGELLGLGQPSEETPVRLTPEELADYFAGQVTPENLEAAMDLGYVGVDGEEIVHVSRRLLDVSAALVREGVPLADVLAAAKRVRAHAEDLAELFTDLVLSHATEHDLQRLRPLAKSVVEAELSLALDRALARKPEE, from the coding sequence ATGGAGGAGCTCGCACGGGAGGCGGGCATCACCGTGCGCACCCTGCGCTTCTACCGCGAGCGCAAGCTCATCCCGCCGCCGCGCCGCGAGGGCCGCATCGCCTGGTACGACGAGAGCCACCTGGCCCGCCTGCGCACCATCGCCGCCCTCCTGGAACGCGGCCACACCCTCAACGGCATCGCCGAACTCTCCGAGGCCTTCGACCGCGGCCGCGACGTCGGCGAACTCCTCGGCCTCGGCCAACCCTCCGAGGAGACCCCCGTCCGCCTCACCCCCGAGGAGCTGGCCGACTACTTCGCGGGCCAGGTCACCCCGGAAAACCTCGAAGCCGCGATGGACCTCGGCTACGTCGGCGTCGACGGCGAGGAGATCGTCCACGTCAGCCGGCGCCTGCTCGACGTGTCGGCCGCCCTGGTCCGCGAGGGCGTCCCGCTCGCCGACGTCCTCGCGGCCGCCAAACGCGTCCGCGCCCACGCCGAGGACCTGGCCGAACTCTTCACCGACCTGGTCCTCTCGCACGCCACGGAACACGACCTCCAGCGCCTGCGCCCGCTCGCCAAGAGCGTCGTCGAGGCGGAACTGTCCCTGGCCCTGGACCGCGCCCTGGCCAGGAAACCCGAAGAGTGA
- a CDS encoding DUF6528 family protein, whose translation MVTEQASKRILVLDPGRTVWDPAVDPSCVRWQFSPVGDPRYRDLVPDESWVYPAEAKVRVHRGRTYLLTTASFGFAAVVSYPSGRRYWGATLGPGDDLFNPHSIEILPDGNVAVACSTGALVRLYAASLGPHAQRFAEVTLKGAHGLHWDARREVLWALGDDELVAYRVGGSRVRPALTRLSSVGLPVAKPGKSPGGHDLFPVAGRPGRLWVTTSASVFQYDIAGGVFVQDFAGAAEIVRSGVKAIGDDPRTGQALTTVPESGLGETWWTTKVGVHRPPGSYTLVDGGIYKARWWLPR comes from the coding sequence ATGGTCACCGAGCAGGCGAGCAAGCGGATCCTCGTGCTCGATCCGGGGCGGACCGTCTGGGATCCGGCCGTCGATCCGTCCTGTGTGCGGTGGCAGTTCTCGCCCGTCGGGGACCCGCGCTACCGGGATCTCGTGCCGGACGAGAGCTGGGTGTACCCCGCCGAGGCGAAGGTCCGGGTGCATCGTGGGCGGACGTATCTGCTGACCACGGCGTCCTTCGGGTTCGCGGCCGTCGTGTCGTATCCGTCGGGGCGGCGGTACTGGGGTGCGACGCTCGGGCCCGGCGACGACCTCTTCAACCCGCACAGCATCGAGATCCTGCCGGACGGGAACGTGGCCGTCGCGTGCAGTACGGGGGCGCTCGTCAGGCTCTACGCCGCCTCGCTCGGCCCGCACGCGCAGCGGTTCGCCGAGGTGACGCTGAAAGGTGCGCACGGGCTGCACTGGGACGCCCGGCGTGAGGTGTTGTGGGCGCTGGGCGACGACGAGTTGGTCGCGTACCGGGTGGGTGGCAGCCGGGTGCGGCCCGCGCTGACGCGGCTGTCGTCGGTGGGGCTGCCGGTCGCCAAGCCGGGGAAGTCGCCCGGCGGGCACGACCTGTTCCCGGTGGCGGGGCGCCCGGGGCGGCTGTGGGTGACCACGAGCGCTTCCGTGTTCCAGTACGACATCGCGGGCGGGGTCTTCGTGCAAGACTTCGCCGGTGCGGCCGAGATCGTGCGGTCCGGGGTGAAGGCGATCGGGGACGATCCGCGCACCGGGCAGGCGCTCACCACGGTGCCGGAGAGCGGTCTGGGTGAGACCTGGTGGACGACGAAGGTGGGTGTGCACCGGCCGCCGGGTTCGTACACGCTCGTCGACGGCGGGATCTACAAGGCGCGTTGGTGGTTGCCGAGGTAG
- a CDS encoding flavin-containing monooxygenase — protein MTEHEHEHVRVAVIGSGFGGLGAAVRLRREGVTDFVVLERAGAVGGTWRDNSYPGCACDVPSHLYSFSFAPNADWPRTFSGQEHIREYLERVADTFRLRPHIRFDHEVTQARWDTEKLWWEVETSQGTLTADVVISATGPLSDPKMPDIKGLDAFPGKVFHSARWDHDYDLRGKRVAVIGTGASAIQIVPAIQRDVAQLTLFQRTPPWVMPRADRAITGAERWLHRQLPFTTQARRGLLWGIRELQVQAFTKRPNELGLVEQLAKRNIHRSIKDPALRAKLTPNYRIGCKRILLSNAYYPALAQPNVDVVASGLSEIRGSTLVATDGSEVEVDAIVFSTGFHVTDMPIADRVVGAEGHTLMESWKDGMKALRGATAAGFPNFMTVIGPNTGLGNSSMILMIESQLNYLADYVRQLDVLGGRVALDPRASAVNAWNRRVQDRMERTVWSSGGCSSWYLDASGVNTTLWPGTTTEFRSATRRVDLGEYEVVRAPAAVPAGRTKKGRGGKVEAGAA, from the coding sequence ATGACTGAGCACGAGCATGAGCACGTACGGGTGGCGGTGATCGGGTCCGGGTTCGGCGGCCTCGGGGCCGCGGTCCGGCTGCGGCGCGAAGGCGTCACCGATTTCGTGGTCCTGGAGCGGGCGGGCGCCGTGGGCGGCACCTGGCGCGACAACAGTTACCCGGGATGCGCGTGCGACGTGCCCTCCCACCTGTACTCCTTCTCCTTCGCGCCCAACGCCGACTGGCCGCGCACCTTCTCCGGCCAGGAGCACATCCGGGAGTACCTGGAGCGCGTCGCCGACACCTTCCGGCTGCGCCCGCACATCCGCTTCGACCACGAGGTGACGCAGGCGCGCTGGGACACCGAGAAGCTGTGGTGGGAGGTCGAGACGTCGCAGGGGACGCTCACCGCCGACGTCGTCATCTCCGCGACCGGCCCGCTGTCCGACCCGAAGATGCCGGACATCAAGGGCCTCGACGCCTTCCCCGGCAAGGTCTTCCACTCCGCGCGCTGGGACCACGACTACGACCTGCGCGGCAAGCGCGTCGCCGTGATCGGCACCGGCGCCTCCGCCATCCAGATCGTGCCGGCCATCCAGCGGGACGTGGCGCAGCTGACCCTCTTCCAGCGCACCCCGCCGTGGGTCATGCCGCGCGCCGACCGCGCCATCACCGGCGCCGAGCGCTGGCTGCACCGTCAGCTGCCGTTCACCACGCAGGCCCGCCGCGGCCTGCTGTGGGGCATCCGCGAGCTCCAGGTGCAGGCGTTCACCAAGCGGCCCAACGAGCTGGGCCTCGTCGAGCAGCTCGCCAAGCGCAACATCCACCGGTCGATCAAGGACCCGGCCCTGCGTGCCAAGCTCACCCCGAACTACCGCATCGGCTGCAAGCGCATCCTGCTGTCCAACGCCTACTACCCGGCGCTCGCGCAGCCGAATGTCGACGTCGTGGCCTCCGGGCTCAGCGAGATCCGCGGCTCCACGCTGGTCGCCACCGACGGGAGCGAGGTCGAGGTCGACGCGATCGTCTTCAGCACCGGCTTCCACGTCACGGACATGCCGATCGCCGACCGGGTCGTGGGCGCCGAGGGGCACACGCTCATGGAGTCCTGGAAGGACGGCATGAAGGCGCTGCGCGGCGCGACGGCGGCCGGGTTCCCGAACTTCATGACCGTCATCGGGCCGAACACCGGCCTCGGCAACTCCTCGATGATCCTGATGATCGAGTCCCAGCTGAACTATCTGGCCGACTACGTACGCCAGTTGGACGTGCTCGGCGGCCGGGTCGCCCTCGACCCGCGCGCCTCCGCGGTGAACGCGTGGAACCGCCGCGTGCAGGACCGGATGGAGCGCACCGTGTGGAGCTCCGGCGGCTGCAGCAGCTGGTACCTCGACGCGAGCGGCGTGAACACCACGCTGTGGCCGGGCACGACGACCGAGTTCCGGTCCGCCACGCGCCGGGTCGACCTCGGTGAGTACGAGGTGGTCAGGGCGCCGGCGGCGGTACCCGCAGGACGTACGAAGAAGGGCCGGGGCGGCAAGGTGGAGGCGGGAGCGGCATGA
- a CDS encoding GNAT family N-acetyltransferase has protein sequence MTIQPMAPTLQRVSFGHPDAIKLNDRVQLEYAERYGDDGDVTPLDPTMFDAPRGLYLIAYDDGGTPLATGGWRTQDRNDEGYSDGDAELKRMYVTPEARGLGLARRILAALEDDARAAGRSRMVLETGLKQPEAIALYGSSGYTPCSKFGHYRFEELSRCFAKAL, from the coding sequence ATGACTATTCAGCCCATGGCGCCCACCCTCCAGCGCGTCTCCTTCGGACACCCCGACGCGATCAAGCTGAACGACCGCGTGCAGCTCGAATACGCCGAGCGCTACGGCGACGACGGCGACGTCACCCCGCTCGACCCGACGATGTTCGACGCCCCGCGCGGCCTCTACCTGATCGCGTACGACGACGGGGGCACCCCGCTCGCCACCGGCGGCTGGCGTACCCAGGACCGGAACGACGAGGGATATTCGGACGGCGACGCCGAGCTGAAGAGGATGTACGTCACGCCGGAGGCCCGGGGCCTGGGTCTGGCCCGGCGCATTCTCGCGGCCCTGGAGGACGACGCCCGCGCCGCCGGCCGTTCGCGCATGGTCCTGGAGACGGGCCTCAAGCAGCCGGAGGCCATCGCTCTCTACGGGTCGAGCGGCTACACGCCCTGCAGCAAGTTCGGCCATTACCGCTTCGAGGAACTGAGCCGCTGCTTCGCCAAGGCACTGTGA
- a CDS encoding alpha/beta fold hydrolase yields the protein MSRLMHVVSGPYAPPAAARELTAVSADGARLHVEVHGTVDNAAAPTVVLAHGWTCSTAFWAAQIRSLAADHRVVAYDQRGHGRSPAAPAPYSTEMLADDLEAVLGATLAPGEKAVLAGHSMGGMTMMAASRRPKFREHAAAVLLCSTGSSQLVAESTVLPLRPGRLRTRITTAVLGARAPLGPVTPLGKKVLRYATMGAGSSPDKVEACARIVHACPTKVRHHWSHVLAGLELDEGVAELRVPTAVIAGTADRLTPVVHARRLAATLPECVGLTELAGLGHMTPVEAPDLVTERIRELAGYVTNDETNDELKGAASA from the coding sequence ATGAGCCGGTTGATGCATGTGGTGAGCGGTCCCTACGCGCCGCCCGCGGCCGCGCGTGAGCTGACGGCGGTCTCCGCCGACGGCGCCCGGCTGCACGTCGAGGTGCACGGAACCGTCGACAATGCCGCGGCGCCCACCGTGGTGCTCGCCCACGGGTGGACGTGCTCAACCGCGTTCTGGGCCGCGCAGATACGTTCCCTTGCCGCCGACCACCGGGTCGTCGCCTACGACCAGCGCGGTCACGGTCGCAGCCCCGCGGCGCCGGCCCCGTACTCGACGGAGATGCTCGCCGACGACCTGGAGGCCGTGCTCGGCGCGACGCTCGCGCCGGGTGAGAAGGCCGTGCTCGCCGGGCACTCCATGGGCGGGATGACGATGATGGCCGCGTCGCGGCGGCCGAAGTTCCGTGAGCACGCGGCCGCGGTACTGCTGTGCAGCACGGGCAGTTCGCAGCTGGTCGCCGAGTCGACCGTGCTGCCGCTGCGGCCCGGGCGGCTGCGGACCCGGATCACGACGGCCGTGCTCGGCGCGCGGGCCCCGCTCGGGCCGGTCACGCCGCTCGGCAAGAAGGTCCTGCGCTACGCGACCATGGGCGCGGGGTCGTCGCCGGACAAGGTCGAGGCCTGCGCGCGGATCGTGCACGCCTGCCCGACGAAAGTGCGCCACCACTGGTCGCACGTCCTCGCCGGGCTCGAACTCGACGAAGGTGTGGCCGAGTTGCGGGTACCCACGGCGGTCATCGCCGGTACGGCCGACCGGCTCACGCCCGTCGTGCACGCGCGGCGCCTGGCTGCGACGCTGCCGGAGTGCGTGGGGCTCACCGAACTCGCCGGGCTCGGGCACATGACGCCCGTCGAAGCGCCCGACCTGGTCACCGAGCGCATCCGCGAACTGGCCGGGTACGTCACGAACGACGAGACGAACGACGAGTTGAAGGGAGCGGCATCCGCATGA
- a CDS encoding TetR/AcrR family transcriptional regulator, which produces MAEAATTRRSRITPEREAELYGAVLELLREVGYDALTMDAVAARTRSSKATLYRQWGSKAELVVKALRHQKPSRLSEIDTGSLRGDFHELVLREDDCEMAQGSALMRGLAMAVHENPDLLRAFRELLIEPEMEELRHVLGRAVDRGEIRADNPALDYVLHMIVGAFTARTLIDEQPPTQAFVTSYIDAVVLPALGA; this is translated from the coding sequence ATGGCTGAAGCCGCGACGACGCGCCGCAGCCGGATCACGCCCGAGCGCGAGGCCGAGCTGTACGGCGCCGTGCTCGAACTGCTCCGCGAGGTCGGTTACGACGCCCTGACCATGGACGCCGTGGCCGCCCGCACCCGGTCGAGCAAGGCCACGCTCTACCGCCAGTGGGGCAGCAAGGCCGAGCTGGTCGTGAAAGCGCTGCGGCACCAGAAACCGTCGCGGCTGAGCGAGATCGACACCGGGTCGCTGCGGGGCGACTTCCACGAACTGGTCCTCCGTGAGGACGACTGCGAGATGGCCCAGGGATCCGCGCTGATGCGGGGCCTGGCCATGGCGGTCCACGAGAACCCGGATCTCCTGCGTGCCTTCCGCGAGCTGCTGATCGAGCCCGAGATGGAGGAGCTCCGGCATGTGCTGGGGCGCGCCGTCGACCGGGGCGAGATCCGTGCGGACAACCCGGCACTCGACTACGTCCTCCACATGATCGTCGGCGCCTTCACGGCGCGGACCCTCATCGACGAACAGCCGCCCACCCAGGCCTTCGTCACCTCGTACATCGACGCCGTGGTCCTCCCCGCTC
- a CDS encoding S41 family peptidase, giving the protein MSDNAYLRFPHLHEDRLCFETEDDLWVAPLDRPGRAWRVTVDRTKVSSPRFSPDGRHIAYTTWRSLDPEIHLAPVDGGPTRRLTYWGSTDTQVRGWTPPDKDGRTDILAVASHGQPFSYFTWAYDVPTDGSPGGRLPWGPVSDIAVAEFDGERRTLLLTGTAPHEPAAWKRYRGGAQGRLWLHGEQLVADLDGHLEAPMFVAGRIAFLSDHQGIGNVYSCLPDGSDLRRHSDHDAFYARNASSDGTRIVYQCAGDLWIIDDLSAGSVPRKLDVRLGGPRVGRRPYQVPAALHVDGLSVDETGRASAVVVRGSLYWLTHRDGPARTIADTPGVRVRQPEMLGSGGQVAYVTDAEGEDAVEISYLPRASGDRAPRRLASGELGRVLEMVSDPDGERLAIASDDGRLLLIDTIEDEEEGGEEEAGGAGAEQRGGEVTELIRSINGPVRDLAFSPDGAWLTWSHPGIGRSLRQIKMARIKDRTIVDVTNGRFEDENPVFTRDGRYLAFLSWRGFDPVYDVHTGDLSFPLGCRPYLVPLSSATPSPFALSPHGRTAAGGLDPTEDSGADGAPSVEIEGLANRVVPFPVSASKYSALHPVAGGGLVWLRWPISGALGETFVNPADTSGRPTLEYFNLSKGKRTELVTHLDWFAVSGDGTRLVVVDEGELRAVPSTEVADSDTAVWIDLRRILHEVDPAAEWRQAYEEAGRIIRAYYWDPKMCHVDWDAVLAQYRPLVERVASPDEFADLLREVLGELCTSHAYVSAARRNEGPPHYQRAQGLLGANFVHRDEGWQLVRILPGDSSDSKARSPLAGSGIREGAVLTHVDGRPVDPVAGPFPLLAGSGGTTVELTFRPAEGEGSPRRVAVVPLIDERPLRYQDWVAKRRAVVRELSGGKCGYLHIPDMGGSGWAQFNRDVRMEVSRPALIVDVRGNAGGHISELVIEKLTRKILGWDLTRNAQPVSYASNAPRGPVVALADEATSSDGDMITAAFKLLGLGPVVGQRTWGGVVGMTGRHTLGDGTVITVPMNAAWFPEYGWSVENKGVEPDIEALRTPLDWAEGRHAQLDDAVYLALDLLVASPAKTPPDYTNTPNHARPKLPPR; this is encoded by the coding sequence GTGAGCGACAACGCGTACCTGCGGTTTCCGCATCTGCACGAGGACCGGCTCTGCTTCGAGACCGAGGACGACCTCTGGGTCGCCCCGCTCGACCGACCCGGCCGGGCCTGGCGGGTCACGGTCGACCGGACCAAGGTGAGCAGCCCCCGGTTCTCGCCCGACGGCCGCCACATCGCGTACACGACCTGGCGCAGCCTGGACCCGGAGATCCATCTCGCGCCCGTGGACGGCGGCCCCACCCGGCGGCTCACCTACTGGGGCAGCACGGACACCCAGGTCCGCGGCTGGACACCGCCCGACAAGGACGGGCGCACCGACATCCTCGCGGTGGCCTCGCACGGCCAGCCGTTCTCGTACTTCACCTGGGCCTACGACGTCCCCACCGACGGCTCCCCCGGCGGCAGGCTGCCCTGGGGCCCGGTCTCCGACATCGCGGTCGCCGAGTTCGACGGCGAGCGCAGGACCCTGCTCCTGACCGGCACCGCCCCGCACGAGCCGGCCGCCTGGAAGCGGTACCGGGGCGGCGCGCAGGGCCGCCTGTGGCTGCACGGCGAGCAGCTCGTCGCCGACCTGGACGGGCATCTGGAGGCACCGATGTTCGTGGCGGGACGCATCGCGTTCCTCTCCGACCACCAGGGCATCGGCAATGTGTACTCCTGCCTGCCCGACGGCTCCGACCTGCGCCGCCACTCCGACCACGACGCGTTCTACGCCCGCAACGCCTCCAGCGACGGAACCCGGATCGTCTACCAGTGCGCAGGCGACCTCTGGATCATCGACGACCTCTCCGCCGGCTCCGTCCCGCGCAAGCTGGACGTGCGCCTCGGCGGCCCCCGCGTCGGGCGCCGCCCCTACCAGGTGCCGGCCGCCCTCCACGTCGACGGGCTCTCCGTCGACGAGACGGGCCGGGCCAGCGCCGTCGTCGTACGCGGCAGCCTGTACTGGCTCACCCACCGCGACGGCCCCGCCCGGACCATCGCCGACACCCCGGGCGTGCGGGTCAGGCAGCCCGAGATGCTCGGCTCCGGCGGGCAGGTCGCGTACGTCACCGACGCGGAGGGCGAGGACGCGGTCGAGATCTCGTACCTGCCGCGCGCGAGCGGTGACCGCGCGCCGCGCCGCCTCGCTTCCGGGGAGCTCGGGCGGGTCCTCGAAATGGTCAGCGACCCGGACGGCGAGCGCCTCGCCATCGCGTCGGACGACGGCCGTCTCCTCCTCATCGACACGATCGAGGACGAGGAAGAAGGGGGAGAGGAAGAAGCAGGGGGAGCGGGAGCGGAACAGCGCGGCGGCGAGGTCACCGAGCTGATCCGGTCGATCAACGGACCCGTGCGCGACCTGGCGTTCTCGCCGGACGGTGCCTGGCTCACCTGGTCCCATCCGGGCATCGGGCGCTCGCTGCGGCAGATCAAGATGGCCCGGATCAAGGACCGGACGATCGTCGACGTCACCAACGGCCGTTTCGAGGACGAGAATCCGGTCTTCACGCGCGACGGCCGCTATCTCGCCTTCCTCTCCTGGCGCGGCTTCGACCCGGTGTACGACGTGCACACCGGCGACCTGTCCTTCCCGCTCGGCTGCCGCCCGTATCTCGTGCCGCTGTCCTCCGCGACGCCCTCCCCGTTCGCCCTGTCGCCCCACGGACGCACGGCCGCCGGAGGGCTCGACCCGACCGAGGACTCGGGGGCCGACGGGGCGCCGAGCGTGGAGATCGAGGGCCTGGCGAACCGTGTCGTGCCGTTCCCCGTCTCCGCCTCCAAGTACTCGGCGCTGCACCCGGTCGCGGGCGGCGGCCTCGTGTGGCTGCGCTGGCCGATCTCCGGCGCGCTCGGCGAGACGTTCGTCAACCCGGCCGACACCTCGGGCCGCCCCACCCTGGAGTACTTCAACCTCAGCAAGGGCAAGAGGACCGAACTCGTCACCCACCTCGACTGGTTCGCGGTCAGCGGCGACGGCACCCGCCTCGTCGTCGTCGACGAGGGAGAGCTGCGCGCCGTCCCCTCCACCGAGGTCGCCGACAGCGACACCGCGGTCTGGATCGACCTGCGCCGCATCCTGCACGAGGTCGACCCGGCCGCCGAGTGGCGCCAGGCGTACGAGGAGGCAGGCCGGATCATCCGCGCCTACTACTGGGACCCGAAGATGTGCCACGTCGACTGGGACGCGGTCCTCGCCCAGTACCGGCCGCTCGTCGAACGGGTCGCGTCCCCCGACGAGTTCGCCGACCTGCTGCGCGAGGTGCTCGGCGAACTCTGCACCTCGCACGCCTACGTCTCCGCCGCCCGCCGCAACGAGGGCCCTCCCCACTACCAGCGCGCCCAGGGCCTCCTCGGCGCCAACTTCGTGCACCGCGACGAGGGCTGGCAGCTCGTGCGCATCCTGCCCGGAGACTCGTCGGACTCCAAGGCGCGCTCCCCGCTCGCCGGCAGCGGCATCCGCGAGGGCGCCGTCCTCACGCATGTCGACGGGCGCCCCGTCGATCCGGTGGCCGGCCCCTTCCCGCTGCTCGCGGGCTCGGGCGGCACGACGGTCGAGCTGACGTTCCGGCCCGCGGAGGGCGAGGGCAGCCCTCGCCGCGTCGCGGTCGTCCCCCTCATCGACGAACGTCCGCTGCGCTACCAGGACTGGGTCGCCAAGCGCCGCGCGGTCGTACGGGAGCTGAGCGGCGGCAAGTGCGGCTACCTGCACATCCCCGACATGGGCGGCTCCGGCTGGGCGCAGTTCAACCGCGACGTGCGCATGGAGGTCTCCCGGCCCGCCCTGATCGTCGACGTACGCGGCAACGCGGGCGGCCACATCAGCGAGCTGGTCATCGAGAAGCTCACCCGCAAGATCCTCGGCTGGGACCTGACGCGCAACGCCCAGCCCGTCTCGTACGCGTCGAACGCCCCGCGCGGTCCCGTCGTCGCCCTGGCCGACGAGGCGACCTCGTCCGACGGCGACATGATCACCGCGGCATTCAAGCTCCTCGGGCTCGGCCCGGTCGTGGGCCAGCGCACCTGGGGCGGCGTCGTCGGCATGACGGGCCGTCACACGCTCGGCGACGGCACGGTCATCACGGTCCCCATGAACGCGGCCTGGTTCCCCGAGTACGGCTGGTCGGTCGAGAACAAGGGCGTCGAACCGGACATCGAGGCCCTGCGCACCCCCCTGGACTGGGCGGAGGGCCGCCACGCCCAACTCGACGACGCGGTCTATCTGGCCCTGGACCTCCTGGTGGCCTCCCCGGCCAAGACTCCCCCGGACTACACGAACACCCCGAACCACGCCCGCCCCAAGCTCCCGCCTCGCTGA
- a CDS encoding exodeoxyribonuclease III, whose product MCRYGAPVLTVTSVNVNGLRAAAKKGFVEWLAGTSADVLCLQEVRAEPQQLPDEVREPEGWHVVHAPAGAKGRAGVSLYTRREPERVQIGFGSEEFDGSGRYVEVDLPGVVVASLYLPSGEVGTERQDEKIRFMGEFLAYLKGLRERAAAEGREVLVCGDWNIAHREADLKNWKSNKKNSGFLPEERDWLGQVLDEADGGYVDVVRSLHPDEEGPYSWWSYRGRAFDNDSGWRIDYHLSTPGLAGRAVKGFVERAATHDERWSDHAPVTVVYE is encoded by the coding sequence GTGTGCCGGTATGGTGCCCCGGTGCTGACTGTGACGAGTGTCAACGTGAACGGGCTGCGGGCCGCCGCCAAGAAGGGCTTCGTGGAGTGGCTGGCCGGGACCTCCGCGGACGTCCTGTGCCTCCAGGAGGTGCGGGCGGAGCCGCAGCAGCTGCCCGACGAGGTGCGCGAGCCCGAGGGGTGGCACGTCGTGCACGCCCCCGCCGGCGCGAAGGGGCGGGCGGGTGTGTCGCTCTACACGCGCCGTGAGCCGGAGCGCGTACAGATCGGCTTCGGGTCCGAGGAGTTCGACGGGAGCGGGCGGTACGTGGAGGTGGACCTCCCCGGCGTCGTCGTCGCCAGCCTCTATCTGCCCTCCGGCGAGGTCGGGACCGAGCGTCAGGACGAGAAGATCCGCTTCATGGGCGAGTTCCTGGCCTATCTGAAGGGCCTGCGCGAGCGGGCCGCCGCCGAGGGCCGCGAGGTGCTCGTGTGCGGCGACTGGAACATCGCCCACCGCGAGGCCGACCTCAAGAACTGGAAGTCCAACAAGAAGAACTCCGGCTTCCTCCCCGAGGAGCGCGACTGGCTCGGACAGGTCCTCGACGAGGCCGACGGCGGCTACGTCGACGTGGTGCGCTCCCTGCACCCCGACGAGGAGGGTCCGTACTCGTGGTGGTCGTACCGGGGGCGGGCTTTCGACAATGATTCTGGATGGAGGATCGACTACCACCTCTCGACGCCCGGGCTCGCCGGGCGTGCGGTCAAGGGGTTCGTCGAGCGGGCCGCCACGCATGACGAGCGGTGGTCGGACCACGCGCCGGTGACCGTCGTCTACGAGTAG